GCATAAATGGCCCCATGTTCCAGCATCGCCTTCTTCTCGATTGCCAGGGTGATTTCCTGGGAAATTTTCGGATCGGGGCTTTGGATTGCGATCGCTGTTTGATAGCGTTCAAGAGCGTCGCGAAACTGTTCGGGAGTTATTCTAATATTCGGCTGACAGGTCCAGTATTTGCCCCAACGGTTACAGCCAAACCGACATTTTAGAAGTGAACGAGGGTCAAAGACTATGCCGTTGCGCTTCAAGAGTTTGGCATCGGATGCTCCCAGGCGAATAGCCTCGTCAATCAAGCTGTCAAACGCGTGAGTCAAGATTCTCTCCTCTATTCTTGTCGAAGACGTAGTATCACACTGGATTC
The sequence above is a segment of the Desulfomonile tiedjei DSM 6799 genome. Coding sequences within it:
- a CDS encoding DUF2284 domain-containing protein; protein product: MTHAFDSLIDEAIRLGASDAKLLKRNGIVFDPRSLLKCRFGCNRWGKYWTCQPNIRITPEQFRDALERYQTAIAIQSPDPKISQEITLAIEKKAMLEHGAIYAFALVLCVLCEECAFPDPCRFPHLARPAMDGMGVDIAKTVEPLGFKVQFDSQGTLLPAWYSMVLLD